A part of Miscanthus floridulus cultivar M001 chromosome 6, ASM1932011v1, whole genome shotgun sequence genomic DNA contains:
- the LOC136460018 gene encoding signal recognition particle subunit SRP54 2-like, whose amino-acid sequence MVLAQLGESLVGALARMAKATVVDDKVVLDCLNDVSRALLQADVRFETVRAVQASIRSAVSLQSLAAGTDRRRAIKHAVVDELRRMLDPAAGSGKPPCFVPRKGRKPASVVMFVGLQGSGKTTTCVKYADYHRRTGFSPALVCADTFRAGALDQLRQNAAKAAGIPFYGSYTESDPVRVAVEGVDRFRNDQAAEGCDLIVVDTSGRHSQEAALLEEMRQLAEATRPDLVVLVMDASIGQAAFHQALAFKQSVEVGAVIVTKMDGHAKGGGALSAVAATKSPVIFIGTGEHIADLEAFDARSFVSRLLGMGYLPGFMDKIEDAMTMPMPPDQGQRLEQLLHELTTVEGASFTFTLRALYSLFRLVQSTGPLRHLVSFLPAGLLGDKGKQEEEGQQAKIKRYMTMMDSMSAAELDGADPMKMMMTKQQQSRINRVARGSGRPVSQVVELLEEHKRMAKMLSKFAPAHVKRQRPINKHIKRRFNTSC is encoded by the coding sequence ATGGTGCTGGCGCAGCTGGGAGAGAGCCTCGTCGGCGCGCTGGCGCGGATGGCCAAGGCGACGGTGGTGGACGACAAGGTGGTGCTGGACTGCCTCAACGACGTCTCGCGCGCGCTTCTGCAGGCCGATGTCCGCTTCGAGACGGTCCGGGCCGTGCAGGCCAGCATCAGGAGCGCCGTCAGCCTCCAGTCCCTCGCCGCCGGCACCGACAGGCGCCGCGCCATCAAGCATGCGGTCGTCGACGAGCTGCGCAGGATGCTGGACCCCGCGGCCGGGAGCGGGAAGCCGCCCTGCTTCGTCCCAAGGAAAGGGAGGAAGCCCGCCAGCGTGGTCATGTTCGTCGGCCTTCAGGGCTCCGGCAAGACCACCACCTGCGTCAAGTACGCGGACTACCACCGCCGGACGGGGTTCAGCCCCGCGCTGGTGTGCGCCGACACGTTCCGGGCCGGCGCCCTGGACCAGCTGAGGCAGAACGCGGCCAAGGCGGCCGGCATCCCTTTCTACGGATCCTACACGGAGTCAGACCCTGTGAGGGTCGCCGTCGAGGGCGTGGACAGGTTCAGGAACGACCAAGCTGCTGAGGGATGCGACCTCATCGTCGTCGACACGAGCGGGCGCCACAGCCAGGAGGCCGCTCTCCTGGAGGAGATGCGTCAGCTCGCGGAGGCCACGCGGCCGGACCTGGTGGTGCTCGTCATGGACGCCAGCATCGGCCAGGCCGCGTTCCACCAGGCGCTGGCGTTCAAGCAGAGCGTCGAGGTTGGCGCCGTCATCGTCACCAAGATGGACGGCCACGCCAAGGGCGGCGGCGCGCTCAGCGCGGTTGCAGCTACAAAAAGCCCCGTCATATTCATCGGCACCGGGGAGCATATCGCAGACCTGGAGGCCTTCGACGCCAGGTCCTTTGTGAGTCGTCTGCTAGGCATGGGATACTTGCCTGGCTTCATGGACAAGATCGAGGACGCCATGACGATGCCCATGCCTCCTGATCAAGGACAAAGACTGGAGCAGCTTCTGCACGAGCTGACGACGGTTGAAGGAGCTAGCTTCACTTTCACTCTCAGGGCTCTGTACAGTCTGTTCCGGTTAGTGCAGAGCACGGGTCCTCTAAGGCATCTCGTCTCCTTCCTACCAGCTGGATTATTGGGAGACAAGGGGAAGCAGGAGGAGGAAGGGCAGCAGGCCAAGATCAAGAGGTACATGACGATGATGGACTCCATGAGTGCTGCAGAGCTTGATGGGGCCGAcccgatgaagatgatgatgacgaaACAGCAGCAGTCACGGATCAACCGGGTCGCTCGGGGCTCCGGCAGGCCCGTCAGCCAAGTAGTGGAACTGCTGGAGGAGCACAAGCGAATGGCCAAAATGTTGAGCAAATTCGCGCCTGCCCACGTCAAGAGACAGAGACCTATCAATAAACATATAAAGCGTAGATTCAACACGTCTTGCTGA